In Nyctibius grandis isolate bNycGra1 chromosome 28, bNycGra1.pri, whole genome shotgun sequence, a single genomic region encodes these proteins:
- the LOC137674331 gene encoding perilipin-3-like produces the protein MGSTPDILPLLHMWQSQLAMRSNESWREGLSPALSLSLFLNHGTTCISAAMASAVHDKEEAAKSCLEVKEEEQQDAVNQMANLTLVSSACDMVSTAYASTKESHPYIRSVCDAAEKGVKSVTEATASCVQPVLTTLEPHVAAASEYASKGLDKLGEKLPLLQKPVDQIISDTKELVSSRVADVKDAVSSRVTEVIDVTKETLQSSVEAARSSVTSSVGMVTDSRAGQMAVNRVEAVLGRTEDNSLPIGNEELAKLAASEEGADIISVEQQQEKRRYFVRLGSLSDELRLFAYLHSTDKMKRVWQGMQEALAQLHCIIELIEVFKQGFNQKLQEGQEKLHQMWLDWSRKFSKESGDESSAEPEEMESLALLMACSITQQLQVICCKIVSAIQGLPSSVQHKVKQSLSIIEELHASFSVANSFQDLSSSVLTQSQRKLAVIQECMEELLDYLKNNTPLSWLVGPFSPRDEEVETSQEEEPLQEKEAEMAEAGDHEASTPLM, from the exons CTGGAGGGAAGGCTTGTCACCTGCcttgtctctctccctcttcctaAACCATGGTACTACTTGTATTTCAGCTGCAATGGCCTCTGCTGTGCATGACAAAGAGGAAGCTGCCAAGAGCTGCCTGGAGGTGaaggaagaggagcagcag gaTGCAGTAAATCAGATGGCTAACTTGACCTTGGTCAGCTCTGCCTGTGATATGGTTTCTACAGCTTATGCCTCCACTAAGGAGAGCCATCCCTACATCAGATCTGTGTGTGatgcagcagagaaaggagtGAAGAGTGTGACTGAAGCCACAGCCAGCTGTGTGCAGCCAGTTCTGACTACACTGGAGCCTCATG TTGCTGCAGCGAGTGAGTATGCCTCCAAGGGTTTGGATAAACTAGGAGAGAAACTCCCACTCCTCCAAAAGCCAGTGGACCAG ATTATCTCTGACACAAAAGAGCTGGTGTCATCCAGAGTGGCTGATGTAAAGGATGCTGTGAGCAGCAGAGTGACGGAAGTGATAGATGTAACTAAGGAGACTCTCCAGAGCAGTGTGGAGGCTGCCAGATCTTCAGTGACCAGCAGTGTGGGAATGGTGACAGACTCCAGAGCAGGCCAGATGGCTGTAAACAGAGTGgaagctgtgctggggagaaCAGAAGACAACTCTCTCCCCATTGGAAATGAGGAACTAG CCAAGCTGGCCGCATCTGAGGAGGGTGCGGACATAATATCTGTGGAGCAGCAGCAAGAGAAGAGGAGGTACTTTGTGCGGTTGGGGTCTCTCTCTGATGAACTTCGCCTGTTTGCCTACCTGCACTCAACAGACAAAATGAAGCGGGTCTGGCAGGGCATGCAGGAGGCCCTTGCACAGCTTCACTGCATCATTGAACTG ATTGAAGTGTTTAAGCAAGGATTCAACCAAAAGCTTCAGGAGGGGCAGGAGAAACTACACCAGATGTGGCTGGACTGGAGTAGGAAGTTTTCCAAAGAGAGTGGGGAtgaaagctctgcagagccagag gAGATGGAGTCTCTGGCCCTGCTCATGGCATGCAGTATCACACAGCAGCTGCAAGTCATCTGCTGTAAAATAGTGTCTGCAATCCAAGGCCTTCCCTCAAGTGTTCAGCATAAGGTGAAACAATCTCTTAGTATCATAGAGGAGCTTCATGCTTCTTTCTCAGTGGCAAACTCCTTCCAGGACTTGTCCAGCAGTGTCTTGACCCAGAGTCAGAGGAAGCTGGCTGTGATCCAGGAGTGcatggaggagctgctggactACCTGAAGAACAACACACCTCTGTCCTGGCTGGTGGGACCCTTCTCCCCCAGGGATGAGGAGGTGGAAacatcacaggaggaggaacccttgcaggagaaggaagcagagatgGCAGAAGCAGGGGACCATGAAGCTTCCACCCCTCTCATGTAA